TATTTCGATTCAAACATGAGACCTTTCAACCacaaattacaaagaaaaaaactatTTCAAGGTCAACTTGGCCATTAGGTTTTGCAGGCACAACTGGTTTTCTGGTTGGGAAGTGCTTACTCCCAATTTAATCTTGATCATTGAagtagaaaaggaaaataagataTCAGTAACTTGGTCTTGATGAGACACGGCAGAGTAAACGACATATTTGGACCCCGGTTCTATCTCCTACCACTTATTACCATACTATGTACCTATGCAGTTGGCAAAAGCGATGAGCCGACAGACCATCAAAAGGAAAGTAACATCAGATACATGGTTTAAATCAGAGAGAAAAGGAAATGATACCTGTAATGAGCAAGACGCTCGTACCCAGGATTAGATGTTATCCATCAGGACCTGAAACTCAACATCAACTCAATCAGTTTCTAGCTTTTCTGTAGTTGTCCGGAGCAAACAACAATTGAAACCCAAAATGTTTTTCTAAATCAATACAACACAACCATCTAGAGACAGCATAAGTTATTAACCATCGTGCTTATCAAGAGATTCTACAAGCTTGCAGGGCAAGATCAAGCGCAAAAACAGGACCGTGGCGGTAGGATGGTAACAACAATACAAGGCTACTAGATGTAAATAACAATGCAAGGCCTTTTGGCCAAATCAATAATAAAtgatgattggaaataacagggaagagagtttttgaatcaaattatGGAGATTGATTACATTGATGAATCCTTGGCTTCTTTGACAAGGTCTGTAGACATGGGAGAAGGTATTCTATGGCGCTGCAATATCCGAGAAGTGGCAATTTTTGCTGACTGATAGTTCAACACAATCACTCTCTCATCGTCCAAATCAAACTGCACATATTCTTCTTTACAGTCTTCCACAAGGCAGCACAAATGTTTCAAATTGTTGATTTCCACCCCATTTACTTTCTTTACCTGCACGTGGTTATGTTATTCACATGAGCAATGGAACCAAGATGAGAAAAAGTAAGAGAAAACGAATGAATTTGTTGAATTTCAGCTTGATTATTGTAAACGGCTTCCCCATGGCAGAAGACTATGCTTTTGCAAGAGTCTTCTTAGCAAGTTGTAGCCTTACCCTTCCTTGTTTTTGCAAAGAGGATGTTTCTATAATTTGAACATGAGACCTTTCAACCACAAATTACAAGATTTTCAACTATTTCAACGTAGACTTGGCCATTAGGTATTGCAGGCACATCTGATTTTCTGATTGGAAAAAGCTTACTCCCAACCTGTTTAATCTTGATCATTGAAGTATAAgaggaaaatatgatataagTAACTTGGTTTCAATGAGATATAACTGGGTAAATGACGTATGCGGACCCTGATTCCTATCTGTACCACTTGTTAACATACCATGTACCTATGCAGTTGACAAAAGTGACGACCTGGCAGACCCATCAAAAGGAAAGTAACATCAGATACACGGCTTAATTCAGAGAGAAAAGGACATGATACCTGTAATTCAGCAAGACGCTCGTACCCAGCATTGATGTCATCAATCAGGATCTGAAACTCAAAACCGCCTAAATCAATTTCTAGCTTTTCTCTAGTTGTCTGGAGCAAACAACAATAAAAACCCAAAATGCTTTTCTAAGTCAATACAACACAACTATCTAGAGACAGCAAAAGTCATTGACCATTGTCCTTATCAGGAGATTCCACAAGCTTGCAGGGCACAATCAAGCATATAAACAAGACCATAAAGGACAGATGGTAACAACAATGCAAGGCTGCTGGCTGTATCCTTTAGTCATTAGAGTTATATTGATATGACAAgctttttcttcaatttgatGTCAAGGCAGCAACCTATAATTTCTAGGTCAAAAGGAGATCCAAGATAATTGAGAATTATGAAAAAGGTTCAATCATAACAATACAACAAATACATGTATTAATCCCTCTAGGTGGGGTTGGACAAGTTAAAACAATAagacaagaaaaatattttagattaaatttGGTTAAATAAGCATGTTTTTGAATATTGTGACCatgtatttcaatttttttggaatctcCTTAAGAAGACACGGCAGAAATACACTACAGATATTCTTGCACATTTGTTACCGTGTTGCATCTCTGGTAGTCTGGTCAACAGATATGATCCCGGATGGATCCGATCTGCTCAACACAGGGATGACACATCCAGACCCAGTCCAGTAATCCATAGACCCCATCCAACAGGCCAGATATGTTTCCAGATAAAATCCAGATTTTACAGGTGGCCCCAAAATGTTAATACCTCAGGAGGGTACTTAAGGATTAGGCATAATATACAAATTGTTTTATTCCAGAATTTGTATTCTTGTATTCCTAGTGCTACTTTATCAAGTTTTCCATTGCATATCTCTGAGAGTTATTACAACTACTGGAAATATGTATTAGCATTGCTTAAGCAAGAACATAAAGAGACACCTGAGAAAGAATGACAAGTTGTTCACCAGCCTTCTTAGGAAGTTCTCTCAGTGCTCTTTCACACAATCGACGGGGAGAAGTATTATACCAGTCTTCTCCATACTCATGAAGGAAGGGCTGGGTCAATGGAACAAAGACCAGACCGGCAAAGATGAAATAGGATGGGAGTTTATCGAACTGATGAACTGGCACTAGCGGCTGCAACTGCAACATTACCAACTTCAtgttaaaaacaagaaaaaccaGAAAATCCTATTTAAGTTGAGAAAAGGTAAGCATTCATTAAACAATATGCATTCAGTATATACCCATCTTGATTATCTACTTTGCATAAATGAAAAGGGGTGGCAGATTAAATGCTTAGATTGCAAAAATTGCATAGGTTACATAAGTTTAACAAGATGAACAATGTAAACAATAAGATTAAACCAAATTTATTTCATAACATATTCATCCAAGACAATGGGCAGCATTTTATGATTTATACCAACAGTTAGTGGCCAACTGTCTTACCTTACAATGTTTCACAGTATAACTTGAGGATTTTGGGTATCTTTCAGACCATTCATCAATTGCCAATATAGGAAGTTCAAGTTTACTCTTTTTAATAagctaattataatttttctaaaagcAGCAAAAGGAATATAACTTAACCTGTAGCTAAGTTTACTCACATTCCAGTCAAGGATACCATACAGTGCTAACACCTTTGCACTCTTACATGTCACCTGTTGACTTCTTATACACAGTAGCTAGATGCTAAGAAGCTGTTGGCATGTGCTCAAGTTAGACTTTGGTCAATTTGGTCAACGTAGCTATGGCATAATCTAATCATAAAAACTAGTGCATTCCCAGAAGGACAGCTGATCTTGTAAGTTAACTCCTATTCCTGATCCCTATTTCATTGAGCATTACACCATCCATGTTACCCACTCTATGACAAAGAAATTCTTTAACTAAAAAAGCCATATATCAACATGCATGGCAACATGAGTAAATGCAAAGACATTTTTCCACAACTAAAAACTCACAAAACAAtctagcaaaaaagaaaaaaaaaaaaaacagcaaaAAAACAATTCTATCAACAACTACCTCATTCATCCTTCTTCAATTagttctattttcatattttattgtAAATACATCTTGTAAAATGCTTTCTTTCCAGTTAGAAAGATGCATGGCATGGTAAATATAAACTACAACAAATTAATTGCCATACTTCAAGGAAGAACGGAAAAGAGGATGGAAAGAGAGGGGGAAATAATGACTTACTGGATGAAGAACTATACTCAACTCATGCTCTTCACCATTCCTTAATACTCTAATTTTAGCCATTTCATTGGGTTTTTTCATAGAGACTAGATGATCAAAAGTTATCCGCTCTCTGTTTCTGAAAGGAACTGCAGAGCAAAAATAATTGTACACATTCAGACTATAACCCCCCCAGAAATAAGGAACCAGAAACACCtgttcaataaaattttaaaaatcaacgGTTTAGAATTGAAAGCATTTCTTTCACCCATTTTAACAGTTTGTGCTATCTCAGGGATGATCCCCTTCGTGGAGTGCTCTTGGAAGATTCTTACAAAAGGTGCTGGAAGTGCCAACACACTGTAGAACAGTTGAGAAATAATATTCTTTTCAAGCATTCCTATCATTATGCTAAACTCATAACTAGAATGATTTTCCTTTCTAATATActactagagagagagagagagagattatggGAAATTAAAATGGCTAAGAACTATAAGAAAACAAATTGCACATTGTAAAATACAGGAATAATGATTTAGTTATGTGTACCAGTTCCATCATTTGCTATGGGAACACCATCAAAGGCAAGGAGGACGTCCCCTTTTCTGAAAACTCTGTATGCATCGGAAAGTGGGTTAATTTTGCTCACTAATACACCAGTCATATCACAGTGCATTTGGAATCGGTCTCGTAGTTGAACATTTTCCATAGGTTGGCAGGACAACCCTAGAGAGCAAAAACCAACATAATCTCCACTTTCTTCCACACCATCTATAAAGTGTTTAATAACAGGGACAGGAATTATATAACtgcaaagaaaaatcaaactcatCAAGGAGATCTGGAAAGCATTATCACATGGTTGGAGCTACAGAAGCAAAATACTCCAAATTACATGCACGCACGCGCACATAGATTTCCATGTAAGATTAGCAAATTTTCTAAAtagaaattacaaaaacaatTATGATTAGTTATCAATTCTCCAAAATCATTACACTCAACTTAAGAGCTAGTATCCAATATTGCAACATAAAATTGTTTCTTATCAAGGaacactaaatttttaatttaggaGACAATTTTCTCTCACTATGTGATTGTGAAAGCCTAGCAAATTTTTATAACTATCAAATTTGagcattttaattaaatatcattaaGAATTAGAAGACTGAAGCTTCTTGCTCTGGTACGTGTCAGACACTGCCTCACACCCTTACCTTTGTCATATCAACTGAACATGTGTACACGAGATAAAAT
This genomic stretch from Diospyros lotus cultivar Yz01 chromosome 1, ASM1463336v1, whole genome shotgun sequence harbors:
- the LOC127807591 gene encoding protease Do-like 10, mitochondrial isoform X2; its protein translation is MKGSADAISLTNQTWNNYYHPKPSMYFFCLGFIIPGKRILTNAHVVADNTFVMVRKHGSPTKYRAEVQAVGHECDLAILEVKNEEFWEGMNFLELGDIPFLQEAVAVVGYPQGGDNISITKGVVSRVEPTQYIHGATQLMAIQIDAAINPGNSGGPAIMGDKVVGVAFQNLSGAENIGYIIPVPVIKHFIDGVEESGDYVGFCSLGLSCQPMENVQLRDRFQMHCDMTGVLVSKINPLSDAYRVFRKGDVLLAFDGVPIANDGTVPFRNRERITFDHLVSMKKPNEMAKIRVLRNGEEHELSIVLHPLQPLVPVHQFDKLPSYFIFAGLVFVPLTQPFLHEYGEDWYNTSPRRLCERALRELPKKAGEQLVILSQILIDDINAGYERLAELQVKKVNGVEINNLKHLCCLVEDCKEEYVQFDLDDERVIVLNYQSAKIATSRILQRHRIPSPMSTDLVKEAKDSSMS